In Thermococcus stetteri, one genomic interval encodes:
- a CDS encoding ATP-binding protein, giving the protein MAIQKFVDRDEELKTLERLYNRPGFTLVLVTGRRRIGKSRLVREFLKGKKAVSVQFEKRVWEYNLDKFNRAIAEYFGIPHPGFKSFTDAFRFIVSQTGERLVVFLDEFSYLLRYSEVEAEFQSIVDEVLRESNVMLILSASSVGLLKRSFFEYSSPLYGRSDATLNLQPLRFGHLFEWFEGVSPEDAVKLYAVTSGVPRYLEMFQGKDVDNEIRSNFFDPNSFLFREAKELLEEEFREPETYYTILEAVAREKTRVNEIAQSSYLEPSKVGRYLRVLEDLGILKRELPVGRKAKRGIYRFKDLYFAFWFAFVAPYFEEIESGFPDGAFYNFEEGFNRYLGFAFEEIARQSIIEMNRKGMLPFRLTELGRWWYRGEEIDLVGLNGREKKALLVEIKWKDLKRRELERILRDLERKASLMDLKGWEVQFGIIAKSAEPIEGGLVIDLDGLREAWGAGG; this is encoded by the coding sequence ATGGCGATTCAAAAATTTGTCGACCGGGATGAGGAGCTGAAAACACTTGAGAGGTTGTACAATAGGCCGGGTTTCACCCTCGTCCTTGTAACGGGGAGGCGAAGGATAGGCAAAAGCCGCCTTGTCCGGGAGTTTCTCAAAGGAAAAAAAGCCGTGAGCGTCCAGTTTGAAAAGAGGGTGTGGGAGTACAACCTGGACAAGTTCAACAGGGCCATCGCCGAGTACTTTGGAATCCCCCATCCGGGCTTCAAGAGCTTCACGGATGCGTTCAGGTTCATAGTCTCTCAGACTGGAGAAAGACTCGTTGTTTTCCTGGACGAGTTCTCCTACCTGCTCAGGTATTCTGAGGTCGAGGCCGAGTTCCAGAGCATCGTGGATGAAGTTCTCCGGGAGAGCAACGTCATGCTGATCCTCTCCGCGTCCTCTGTTGGCCTGCTGAAAAGGAGCTTCTTTGAGTACTCAAGTCCTCTCTACGGCAGGAGCGATGCCACCCTGAACCTCCAGCCGCTTCGGTTTGGACACCTTTTTGAGTGGTTTGAGGGAGTCTCCCCGGAGGATGCGGTAAAGCTCTACGCCGTGACCTCTGGCGTTCCTCGGTACCTCGAAATGTTCCAAGGAAAAGACGTCGATAATGAAATACGGTCGAACTTCTTCGATCCGAACTCGTTCCTCTTCCGGGAGGCAAAAGAGCTGCTTGAAGAGGAGTTCAGAGAACCGGAAACGTACTACACGATACTTGAAGCCGTTGCCAGGGAGAAGACCCGGGTGAACGAGATCGCCCAGAGCTCGTATCTCGAGCCCTCAAAGGTGGGGCGGTACCTCAGGGTACTGGAAGACCTCGGGATACTGAAGAGGGAGCTCCCAGTTGGAAGGAAAGCCAAGAGGGGCATATACCGGTTTAAAGACCTGTACTTTGCGTTCTGGTTTGCGTTCGTGGCTCCGTACTTTGAGGAGATAGAGAGCGGCTTTCCGGACGGTGCCTTCTACAACTTCGAGGAGGGCTTCAACAGGTACCTCGGCTTCGCCTTTGAGGAGATAGCGAGGCAGAGCATCATCGAGATGAACAGAAAGGGCATGCTTCCCTTCAGGCTCACCGAGCTCGGTAGATGGTGGTATAGGGGAGAGGAAATCGACCTCGTCGGGCTGAACGGGAGGGAAAAGAAAGCCCTTCTGGTGGAAATCAAATGGAAAGACCTTAAGAGACGGGAGCTGGAAAGGATTCTCCGCGATCTGGAGAGAAAGGCCTCGCTGATGGACTTGAAAGGGTGGGAAGTCCAGTTCGGGATCATCGCCAAGAGTGCAGAACCCATCGAGGGTGGTTTGGTCATAGACCTGGATGGTCTAAGAGAGGCATGGGGTGCTGGCGGATGA